Within Anopheles ziemanni chromosome 2, idAnoZiCoDA_A2_x.2, whole genome shotgun sequence, the genomic segment AGCCAATGCTAGAATAAACATTATAATAAGTCACTCTGATTGTGCCACACAGTTTGCTGTCCGTGGACTAAGCGTGAAATCACGACAAAATGCTCGAGACAACGGACGTTCGTGTTCgttatatttttatcttgCCCATGTTTGTTTGGACAACCGAAGGGTGAGTCAAACAACACAGCTAACAACAACCGGTGATAGAGTATACAGCACTCGCTCTACTTGAATAGAATTATGAATAGTTACCATAAACAATTCAATTTATATATAACTGTATGGTTCATCCCGGATTCAAATAATTACTTTTCACATAAGGGTGATAAATGTCACTTTTCACACAAAAAATTATCACAGAATCAAATCACAATTAGATACGGTTTTTACTAACGAGGATCCGCTTGAAACACTTCACTAAGATATTATCTACTTTCGCCACATAAACACACGAAACGAAAGGATGTAGCTTAAAGTATACCTTTTCCACCGTCGGCGTATTGGTTGGTTTTGGCGCGGTACCGTTAGCTCCACCACCGAGTGATGGAAGGAGCATTCGCAAACGAGACGATCGTCGACGTAACCGTCGGAAGGATGAACCACGACCTCCGGATACCTTCGGACGAGTACCTTCGTCTTCGCCACTATCTTCCGAGCAGTTTGTATGGCGTCTTGCAGCAGCCACCGCCGTGATGACGGTCGTAACCATCGCTAACAACTAACCGCCGATGGCGAAAAAGGGCTCACCCGCCCGTACCGACGGACCGAGACGGAGGTTAGTAATCCTCTAGAAAAAGCTCAGAGTCACGCCATTTGAGTCACTAAGATGCTGTTTGGCTGGAGCGGCTTTGCATTCGTGCCGAGTGCATGCATACGCTATCAAAGGGTTCTGTGTACGCCTTTGcctatgtttgttttcatagaTAAGCGTTTCTTCTTGGCTCGTATATTTACGCGATGTCGGCGCCAATGGTCCAGCATCCTTTGTGCATGGACAAAATGTTCATTTCGATCCTCGTTGCAACGGCTTGCacgatttcaaacaaattctcATCACGAAAATCAAGATTAACGACCCAAAGGATACTTAGATGTGAACATTACATAGCGAACCAGCGTATCACCTTTCGACAGGTTCACCTGCGAAGTTGGCGTTGTTTTTAACGCACACCACTTACACACCAGTAAATTCGGCTACTTGTGCTCCTCCAAATGCTGGGACTGAAGTAAAAGTTGATGGGCTTCCAAGACCTTTGATCAGGTATGTGAGGCGGCGTCCTTCAGCCCGTTGACGATTCCGGAATGAGGTGTTAACACTACGCGGGCACCGTTTATTGATAGGAAATTACAAGATTTGTGTTCTCGACCAAACGTTCAGCAAATTGTGTTCGCAATGCACCCCGTGTAtattaaaaaccaaacaccgggcAGCCACGACACCACACTGTAAACGAACACTAGCGAAATGAGTAACGAATCAACAACGTGCCCGGAGTTCACATTCGGTTGCACACAGCGGACACACTATCATCCACGCTGTGTGGTGCTGTTTCTATTACGGGCATTACAAGTGCCCGCGTCCGTTCCGGTGTACAACGCTGCGCACACACTGCTTCGCGTCTGGCCAGCGATTGATAAGAGATTAAGATGTTTTTTGGAACGATGGCGCATGTCGCCGGTGATGGTATTCGTGACCAGCTTTGAGTCATCGTCTCACAAACCAAGGATCAAGAACAGTCTCGAAAACATTACCAACTCATCCTGTACATCTTTTACCCCTCCGCTCCACCACAGAAAATGCTTGGCCATTCTTACAAAAATACAACGTATGTCGTTTCAGGATCACCCACCAGCACCCACCAGCGTGGAAATAAACCTTGACTAAATCTACCGacctaaaaataaaagcattgGAAAGAAGAGAACAGGGCAAGAGAATAGCAAACTTTCctggtgaaagtgaaagtaacaGTTCAGCTGATAATAAACTACCGTTCGCGTTGCCGTTGACGCAAAGGGCTCGCTCCGAGCTGTGGCCGACATTATCTTATCTATGTTTCTCCTTGTTGCCTTTGCTGGTGTACCTTGACTTCAGGGAAGAATGTTCTCCCTGCGTTCGTCTttaagccttttttttttcaaacatactgCAAAAGGCCAGGTTATTTTGTTCCACCACATTTGAAATCCTATAGATGGATTCGGTAACGTTATTGCCGTAACCATAGTAACACTCACCATGCAGCGTAGCTCATGGTTTTCCGTTTCTCACGTCTCACGAGGATCCGCTAGACGTTTTGCCGGTACTTGCCAATACACAGCtatgggggttttttttacacttgTTCACCTTGGGCGACTAATTACACGGATAGTAGTACTTAACACTTACCTTATTTCCATTGGCGTAATGCAATCCATCCGGTGCTACCATTTCGACGTGGACGTGTCTGCTTTTCGCGAACTTTGCGCACCAAATGTCCACGTCGTGAGTTGCAACCTACACGGAATCCGAGTACCAATGAATTCTCTGCCAGCAGAGAGGTAGTAACTGGATGGACGAAAATCGGACTAGTTTTGGGGTTGTCATTCACACCGATACGGCTGCTAACTAGCGTAGAATCCCTTCTCAAATATCCCCCATCGATCGGTTGTAATGTTGAAGTGCTGCAATCGGTTCACCGTCGTTATTCCCCCGTTGCGTTCCATTCCACGGCTTGACGACTGCTCCCCCATGGGGGGTATAccatgttttgatttcaccTCCAGTCTGAACGATGCGGTAGCGATGGCATGTCCTACTACAGTGCGGaacgaaaaacacaacacttgATAATTAAAAATGCACAAGTCTGATTTGTTCTTCAATTATCTTGCCTCAACTAGCAGACATtgtatgttttataaaaaaaatgtcatacTGAAAGATTTGTAATTTTATCACAAATCTTTTTTCCATCAGGTGTCATGTATGCATTCGCAACTGATGACACAACCGTGGCTAGTGCGCATTCGCTGATTTTGAAAATATCGTGGTGTCACACCGCATGATAAAGGATCCGAATGTAAGCAATAGAACTCAATGAATCAATTGACAGGCATATTGACCACGTGATCGTTATGTATATTGatggaatttaatttgttgtaaATCTCACCTGAACGTTCCAAAAAGCATTGGCTTTACGGCACTTGCTGCTGGGGATTACTTGTACAAACTTCCAGGAACTTATTGTGATATCACTTCGGCTTTAGGACGCGCGGGAGGAGAACATAATCGGTCCATGAGCTACGTTTTCTTAAACAAGAATCTATTTTTCCAACGGCTTTTGCTATTGTGCGAGAAGTTGCTGATGAGTCATCCATAGTCGTTCGTAGCTCACCCACGCAATTGGTTTCTTAGGATATTAAACTGGAAATTGTTAAACTGTACTTGGACGAACCATGAATTGAATCAATTCTAGGAATGTCCAATGAAAATTCTCCtaacaaaaatgttctttaacgGCTTTTTCGATGATCGGTGAATGTACTCACGAAGTCCTTCAACATGATGATAAAGAGAAATTAATCTCTCTATCAGTAAGAAacaatcaattttgtttttgataaacatCTAGAGAAGCGAATTATATGCTCTACGTTGCTACGGAAATCAATATTTGATTAAAGGAACTATAAGCTTATACTATAACAATTATGCTGTGATTATTGTTCGTGTTCCGTAAAGCTATTATTTGGTTATGTTATAAGACCAGTAAGGGACCAGTAAGGGACCAGCCGGATAATTTACGGCATGGTTTAAGGGGGGGGCAAACTGTGAGCTTAGACTAAGACTCTGTATCCGTTTTGCCAGTGCAGGAGAGAGTGCATTGTTAATGCTTGCTCTTAGCTTTACTTCTATCCAACAGATACTGTGATACTTTTTCGTACGTTAAGAACGTAACCATCGTCGCAGGGACGACCCGGGTCAGGTTCGGACCGAGACCTTTATAGAATCCACGCCACGACTCATATCTGAGATGGAGAAAAAGatcagaaagaaagaaaacattacttttcatagatttttctgtttttttggtcatacgttgattttttttttgctcgtaaGCATTTTATACCgttttttatagttttatttgttttaagagtttggtttttacctttttttcttctactcgATTTGAAATCATTAAACTCGTTCACAATAAGTATGAGGAgagaatataaaatataatgaaAAAGAGACACGCGGAAGGGAGGAAGTAGAACAAAGATAGAGTATTGATCTTAAATAAATCTTAGGGCGTAAAGTAAGTCTAAAGAAGTTATGCCTTCGTTCTTATTAACGAAAGATATTTTCCCTTTCATTTGTATGCCTGATTTTCCTTGATGTTTTGTAATTATATCTTTTAGCTTTTTATATGCATTACGCCTCAAAAACTAtacctttaattttgtttcgattGCTGCAAATTGATTAGTGCTTTTAACGCATTTTGTCTGGTACCTTAGTTTTAAGTAAGAGCATGTGGTCTTGCGAGAAAGAGGTGCtattattgtgtttttttgattAAATCTTTTAGCTGCGTAATTTGAACATCACGTACAGCTTCGACCATGcaagatttttttatgttgttacattttttttctgttactcGCTCCATTTCGAGACACTTGGCAACGAAATCTCCAACGATTGGGACCAACCCGACAAACTACTGATAACTGACCCCTGGGTAGGAAATTCATGCCTCCAGCAGCCGAGCGCATGTCATGATCGGAGGGAGGCCTGCAGCGGGGGCAAAATACGTTCAAGGAAGATTGGAGATTCTGCGTCTCCGGTTAATCTCTTAATCtgctgttgtttttattccccagttatgtttatgttcacattggttgtttttaattgtCCTTTTTAACGTGGCTAACGGCATTTGCTGCATTTTCCACATTGCCATTCAGTTGTGTAGTTGATTTAACGGTGTTTTCATACGGGGCTCGTGGATTTCATCCATTACATATTTACTCAAATGAGATACattcaattgattttgtttcacatgtaagaaaacaaatcttgCCTTTTACTCGGTTCtgctttaaaatcaatttatcaTTACTATGAATGTTGAGCGCCTCATCTGTTGAAAatggctttttttttacttcaagAGCACTGCTCCATAACTCTATCTCGAAGATGCAGAAACGAAGAATAGAAACAGATAAGATAACTAGGAATGACAATCAAAATCGCACCTTTGTCCATTAACACTTGGCGAAGAGTGCTTACCGAAATTAGCTTCGCCAGTACTGCGCATAAGATAATGAGGAGCACGAGCAAATACTTAGCAGGTCGACAGATGTACATGCATTGCAAAGAACATATGCTTAAGAATTAAACCTTGCAGGGGAGCTCTGCAGTATATTCAATATAGTTTGGTCAGGCATTCAATATTTCAGAGACTTTACGAGGATCTTTAAACATCAACTACTTTTTGCAATAATAGCATAATTCGCAACAACAATCGTAATGGCTAtaacataataataattactGATGAACTGAGCTGCGCTGCTTTCGCTTGTTTACATCGAGAAGACTACACAAGAGCAGACACAGGAGATACTTATAAATGACGTGCTTTTTTGCACAAATACGCACTTTTATCCAATGACGGTGGAATTCTGAATGTCTCACTCACTTCACTTAACAATATACAGCCGGGTGGTTTTGGAAACAAGGACAGGCAGAAGGGATGAGAAAAGCCCTGTCTTGGGCAGGAATGGAGTTGGAAATTTCTTTCTGACCAAACATCGTGGTGTCGGGGCAGCATATGGATGGAGAAAAGATGGCCGGCTATGCCTCTTAGTGGTTCGTAAATTTCTCATAGATCAACATCACCAGGCAAATGTTGGGCGTTACGTGCACTAGATACGGCCAGAGACCTTTATAGAACCCCGACACCCGTTCGTACCTCCAAGTTAGCTTAACGCAGTCCCAGGTGCCTTTGTAGCTATGGTTTTGATCCTGCAGGCGAGCCCGAATAACCTGGTACGGGTAGGTACCGGCGGCCGCAATCAGCTTCGAAATGGCTGCAAACGTTAGATACTCGGAGGTTGTCTACGGTAGTTTGTACGATTTCCCATACGATCAGGAGGTCAGCCataaaaagaaagggaaagcAAACAGGGGTTAGCAGCATGAAATGGACCATGGAACTCCCGTCCATTGCGATATGTGACAGGGAGGTATGTTACCAGTTTAGAGTCGATCGGTCGCTTGCGGTGCTGGTTGTACTTGTTCTTCATTTCTTCGTATGTCATGAACTGCAGCGCTCCGTGCGACACACCAAACATTCCCGGGACGAAACCCTGCCATAACAAGAGCATTGTTTTACATTCTCCTTCGCAATTTCCGCAATTTTCATTCTTACCCGATAAAGCCCACGGATTCCTTCCGTGCGGTAGATCTTCGTCAGGCCATCTACCATACCGGCGTAACCGGTGCCAGTTCCGGCCGTGACACGTTCATTGCATTGCAGACACAGCCTTGTCTTTACCACCCAGATCGGGTTCGTCATGGCAAGCGTCAGAACGCCAGCTTCGGCTGCGGCCAGCATATGCAAAGTCGGTCCTAGTGGTTGGGCCGTATTTCCATCCTGAATATAAGTTTTAATCGTATTGTagctaaaagtaaaaatgttaTCAGACAGATTGGAATTTGTTGAGAATAAATCTTAACACTTACAACATAAAATAGAATCCCCAGGCGCTGCCAGAGCCCCACATGTTCGGCGTGACTCCTTTGTACAATCCTCGAAAGCCTTCCTGGCGGAAAATTGTCAGGAAAGCGCTGGTGAGTCCCCGGTACTGTGGAACCGATGCTGTACGACCATCGTTGACCGCGAACCGAATCTTAATAAGATCGAGCGGGTGCAGCAGCAAAGTGGAAGTAACACCTCCAGATACGCCGGCCATCAGATGTTCGTACTTCACGTGTGCCAACCATCCAAAGTTTCCTTTTCCGGTACCGGCGGCACCAGCTGTGGCTGCTGCAGCAACGGCGGCCGTTTTGTGGTTCTTCAGTGAGGATGCCATGGCAACTGCTGACGAGTGGTTGGTACAAGTATGTGTCTTCTCGAACCGATAATGCTCTCGGTTGTCTTCTTTTCAGCAGCGTTCCCACGCTATCAGTAATTAATATTATTGCTACCTTTAGACGGATGTTCCGTAAGTAGTCAGACACGATTTGAACACTTTGTGAAATCGTGCTCTACTGCTGTGTCCTGCTGGTTCCAGATCTCCTGATCCGGAAGGTGTGACTTTCCTGCAGACTTCTCGTTGCGGGAAACAAGTAACTAAACGAGGCGTGTTTACTTCTTTAGACTTACGACACGACAGGCGTAGGACAGAAAGGGTGGTTGAAAGCAATACAGAATATATACATTATGTACAACGCGGATAGCAACCGAGCAACAATATCTTTCCCGGCGCGATGTTTGCAACAATTACTGGTTCCTTCCATACGTCCGCTCCGGAGTTTCACTATTGGAGGAGGTGAATGTGATGCCGTTCGCTGCCTATTGCTTCGTACACTCCGCGGACTCTCCTgcgtttttcttcggtttcggGGAGGGAAGCTAGTGCGCGTaaatttgttcgttcgttcgttgccgTGCAGCGACGACCCGGAACTGCCACAAATATACCGCTACGACTGCTTCACCGTGGTCCCATCTAGCGACTGATAAGCGCCGTCAGATATGACGTAAACCCGTGCGACGTGCGGATTTCGTAAGTAGTAGTTTCCACTTGCTCGCTTTTCTGCACCAGAGTTAACATATTGCACATTTTGCTATTGCTTCGAACTGCGAAGGTGCTATTACAGTAATCACTCCCGTGGCTATGTTGAGCTGTTGGTCTGTTTTCTTCAAGAACGGCTAAGGAGTTTCTTGCACATACACTTTTCAAGgtcgatgacgacgacgatcagACGAGTATCGATTGCTGGCGCTTCCACGCGGTTTCTACCACCATTGTTGTTGCACTTTGCGACGCACTACCGGAGGGACACTTTCTTCACGAGAAACGATTGATATTGGCACGTGTTATTACGATTTTCCTATCCGGTGGTAGCGCACAATAAAGTAGAAACCAAGCGCAGCAAAAAGGATGATGAAATCGCTTCTGAAAGTAGCTGTGtgtctagtgttggcagaatcgggattcggaagattcgaagattcgatccctagacggattcgaaagattcgaatccatgGGATTGAAGCTCGCAATGACTAGTTTGTGACTCACAAATATGACAGATGAGCAGTTTATCTATGGCTGCGTACTTTGAGCGCAAAGTGGCTGCGGCAAAGTCAGctgatttgaaaaatagtgAGATACTAGGAATAGCAACATAATTTAAATGGCTAATCAATGTTAAATGTGCCAATGTTAAATTTATGTGtaaaacacatgtttttaaaatagcaCCATAAAATGGGGATAACAAGGGCGTTAAAAATGTCTACCACCCACCTCTAATCTTTTTCTTCCGTAGATAACTGGTACTGCCACACATTAGCATGAGAAAATCCATTATTTTCAAGACACACATTGTCCGGGAGCTCATACCGAGCATGCAAAATCATGTTGTTCAGTACGCCGGTGTCAGTAATTCCGTGCCTTCCAGGATCGCCAATATAAATctgttaaaacaaagcaaattaGTCCTCTGTGCAACTATTACCCATTCATGAACATTATCACCTTTTTGCCAGCACGTGCCAAACGTTGTATCCATGGATGTAGAACCGCTGCTATCTCCGTATCATAAAACAGGTCTCCTATTAACACAATATCATAACGTGTCGCCGAGGCGCCATTGCCGATAAGATTATCACTTCGTACGTCCAGTTCATCTGCATTGTCCACTATACCATTCACTTTTGCGTTTAGCAGTGTGGCCTGTAAAGCGACTGCAAAACAGGTGAAAcatattataaaacaaatattatattgAGTCAACAAATGACCTACCTTGATCGATGTCGTTTGCAGTGACCGAGCAAGCTCCTACCATTTTTGCAGCGATACTAGAGGCTCCACACCCACAGCCAACATCCAACACCGACTTCCCTCGGAAAAGAGATTCTGTGTCAAGAATAAACCTGTAACGCGACGCTAGTTTACATTCCATTCGAATATAATTATGTGTTTTCCCGCCGTCTATTAGCTAACCTCGTAAGCGCCTGACCTCCAGGCCAGTAAAATCCCCAAAAAGGATCCATAGGAAAGGGGAAGGCATTGGTATCGGTTTCGCCGGCGCCAACCGGACGATGATAGATGTCGCACTGGGGAGTTATGAGGTGCAGCGCAATTTCCGGAGTCAGGTGCTGCCGCGATAGGACCGTGTTTGATAAAATCTTTCCGACCATGGTTGTTGCATCGAAATCCGGCGGGAGGCTTTGGGGACTAGATAACAAAATTTTGCAACGATAAAGATAGCGGACATGTAAGCAAACAAGAGTATGAAACCGGGACGAAATTGGTAGGTTTCATAATGtaatcaaactttcatttcGATAGTATTGCAGTTTTGAATCACAGTACTCGCTATGTACAAGGTAGTTGTGTCTCATCAAATTACCACCTTATGGAATGAGTAGTTCCCTTGTCACCTTCCTCAGAGGGTCATCCTGCACTGGTCGTTGTCCTCAACCGAGGCCAAGTGAACACGCTTCAGCGATCACGTTCTCCGAAGATATTTCCAATTTGGCAATATGCTCCAACCAACGGGCCTCAATGCTTCACGCATGAAACATTAAACCTCGCCGAAACGGTAGTCAGCAAGATTCGCATAACCTGTCGCCTTATCCTGTGCCAGAAACGCTATCGTGGTCACGTAGCCGTCGGTCAAACCAGCGGTCAAATCTAGGGTAGTTGATCTTTTGCAACATGATGATATGATTGTATTTGAGGCTCCAAAGGTGCATGTGAAGTCGATCACATCCGTTAGGTTTAATACAGCACCCTTTTGTTAGTAGTTTTACCAACAAAACCGTTATAAAGCATAACGGTAACGTTGACGATGGTTACGTCTCAACTTTCACCTTGAAACATTGCTcgaggaaagtgaaagaaaggGAAGAGCAATCGCGTGAACATTCCATTACCACATTGTCACCTCAAACTATGGGTTAtgattgtctttttttttatcgaaataCGATACATTCTAAGACGAAAGGCTAATGAAACTACGTTACCTTTTGAAGCGTAAAAGTCATAATAAAAACATGATGCTTAATGAAAATACTGATCAGCAAACTCTGTTTGacttattttttgtaaaaaggAAGTTTGCAGTTCGCAAAATGGTTCCCGCCAAAACGTAAATTGTTCGTGTTCCACAAACGAAAGTGCTAAATGGGCTGCATGGTAACGGTTCTTTGCCTACGGGTTGTTCGGTCGCGAAATCATTCCACCCTCCGGTTTCCTTCGGACCTTGACCAATCCAAACCAACATCGCTTCAAAAACTGCGAGCTTCTTCAGTTCCCCCCCGCGGTTTGGTGACGTATTAATGGGAACAAAACATAGCAACGCGTAGTTGCGACCGAACACGATCGCGtatcaaaacattttaatgtgCTAAAAATAACATA encodes:
- the LOC131282438 gene encoding mitochondrial folate transporter/carrier, which codes for MASSLKNHKTAAVAAAATAGAAGTGKGNFGWLAHVKYEHLMAGVSGGVTSTLLLHPLDLIKIRFAVNDGRTASVPQYRGLTSAFLTIFRQEGFRGLYKGVTPNMWGSGSAWGFYFMFYNTIKTYIQDGNTAQPLGPTLHMLAAAEAGVLTLAMTNPIWVVKTRLCLQCNERVTAGTGTGYAGMVDGLTKIYRTEGIRGLYRGFVPGMFGVSHGALQFMTYEEMKNKYNQHRKRPIDSKLTTSEYLTFAAISKLIAAAGTYPYQVIRARLQDQNHSYKGTWDCVKLTWRYESWRGFYKGLGPNLTRVVPATMVTFLTYEKVSQYLLDRSKAKSKH
- the LOC131294816 gene encoding electron transfer flavoprotein beta subunit lysine methyltransferase-like, coding for MVGKILSNTVLSRQHLTPEIALHLITPQCDIYHRPVGAGETDTNAFPFPMDPFWGFYWPGGQALTRFILDTESLFRGKSVLDVGCGCGASSIAAKMVGACSVTANDIDQVALQATLLNAKVNGIVDNADELDVRSDNLIGNGASATRYDIVLIGDLFYDTEIAAVLHPWIQRLARAGKKIYIGDPGRHGITDTGVLNNMILHARYELPDNVCLENNGFSHANVWQYQLSTEEKD